A single window of Pyrus communis chromosome 10, drPyrComm1.1, whole genome shotgun sequence DNA harbors:
- the LOC137747817 gene encoding uncharacterized protein, whose amino-acid sequence MEQQKRLLAQQEELINLQEGGDGDEAFATEEDSDDDHRRQRASHSRHVMEAVGLFPKQKITAALRMLTYGAPAYQVDEITMMEKTTVLESLMQFCSTIKALYTNEYLRTPTPRDMRRLLRKREMSAAKLLDVKALRSIMMTCIILHNMIAEDEYDYDAVDEYEPDPMNNSRTRIYYVRDQIEDPCNTGRWNGMDVTMN is encoded by the exons ATGGAGCAACAGAAAAGATTGTTGGCACAACAAGAAGAATTGATCAATCTCCAGGAAGGTGGAGATGGAGATGAGGCTTTCGCAACGGAGGAAGACTCGGATGATGACCATAGAAGGCagagggcctcacattcccgccaTGTCATGGAAGCtgtgg GTCTTTTTCcaaagcaaaaaattacggctgccttgcgaatgcttaCATATGGAGCACCTGCatatcaagtggatgagatcacGATGATGGAAAAAACAACTGTTCTGGAGTCCTTGATGCAGTTTTGCTCTACAATTAAAGCCCtgtacaccaatgagtacctccGAACACCCACaccaagggacatgcgaaggcttctgaggaagaGGGAGAT GTCTGCTGCTAAACTGCTTGATGTCAAGGCTCTTCggtccatcatgatgacgtgtattattctccacaacatgattgcggaagatgagtatgattatgatgccgtcgATGAATATGAACCAgatccgatgaacaactcaagaacacgtATCTACTATGTTCGTGACCAGATCGAAGACCCGTGCAACACGGGccgttggaacgggatggacgttacaatgaattga
- the LOC137747101 gene encoding wall-associated receptor kinase-like 14 isoform X1: protein MILHILHRKSLTLITVVTVLILSTSTSAIAKAQNSSCRMLTCGSGKSAKTVRYPFGFSPSCKIPLNCSKNNEITLGEFRVQKVTPNAIFVNLPASCNRRFKSVIGLFGPNFGPTRNNSLLLQNCSAPQNGCLIPADFVRKEFNLESCKSSADNISCLSQPHNQSEVMRFEDLTRTGCKDLFGSISFRSDGESPLSLEFETVELGWWVEGPCNCHPNATCTRVKLGERTPGGYRCRCVDGFDGDGFNDGSGCRRVAVSLASKCNPSKYMSGRCGGTTRVGVLIGGVIAGAFIMAGLFFICYFVRHRSTCLRNQMSARRLLSEAAGNSSVPLYPYKEIERATNCFAEKQRLGTGAFGTVYAGKLHNDEWVAIKKINRRDTNGIDQVMNEIKLLSSVSHPNLVRLLGCCIEGGEQILVYEFMPNGTLSEHLQRERGQGLPWTIRLTIASETANAIAYLHSEMNPPIYHRDIKSNNILLDYNYKSKVADFGLSRLGMTESSYVSTAPQGTPGYVDPQYHQNFHLSDRSDVYSFGVVLVEIITAMKVVDFARPQSDVNLAALAIDRIGKGSLDEIVDPFLEPNRDAWTLYSVNKVAELAFRCLAFHSDMRPSMTEVAEELEYVRRSGWATMEENICMGSSVASSCSSPYNGSEKSSRGVMAKKAGIRSQRSIVSLRVDSSLASMEEDKDTSPVSVHDPWLSEQSSPSTNSLLGNVVK, encoded by the exons ATGATTCTCCACATCCTCCACCGAAAGTCTCTGACTTTGATCACTGTCGTCACCGTCCTTATTCTTTCAACCTCCACATCCGCCATAGCCAAAGCTCAAAACTCAAGCTGCCGCATGCTCACGTGCGGATCGGGAAAATCCGCCAAAACGGTTCGCTACCCATTTGGATTCTCACCCAGCTGCAAAATCCCATTGAACTGTTCTAAAAATAACGAGATCACACTCGGCGAATTCAGAGTCCAAAAGGTGACCCCAAACGCCATCTTCGTGAACCTCCCTGCAAGTTGCAACCGTCGGTTCAAATCCGTGATTGGACTCTTCGGCCCGAACTTCGGCCCGACTCGGAATAACAGCCTCCTCCTCCAGAATTGCTCGGCGCCGCAAAATGGCTGCCTCATTCCGGCCGATTTCGTTCGGAAGGAGTTCAATTTAGAGAGCTGCAAGTCCAGCGCCGATAACATCAGCTGCCTGTCTCAGCCGCACAACCAGTCAGAAGTTATGCGATTCGAGGACTTGACTCGGACCGGGTGCAAGGACTTGTTCGGGTCGATTTCGTTTCGGTCGGATGGGGAGTCGCCGCTCTCGCTGGAGTTCGAAACGGTGGAGTTGGGATGGTGGGTCGAGGGACCCTGCAACTGCCATCCGAACGCCACGTGTACCCGGGTAAAGCTTGGCGAGAGGACGCCGGGCGGGTACCGATGCAGATGCGTCGATGGGTTCGACGGCGACGGCTTCAATGACGGGTCGGGCTGCCGGAGAG TTGCCGTGTCTCTAGCATCCAAGTGCAATCCTTCAAAGTATATGTCTGGTCGCTGTGGGGGAACAACAAGAGTTGGTGTTCTTATTGGAG GGGTTATTGCTGGAGCTTTCATAATGGCCGGTCTATTTTTCATCTGTTACTTTGTTCGACATCGTTCAACTTGcttgagaaaccaaatgagTGCAAGGCGCCTTCTAAGTGAAGCAGCAGGCAACTCTAGTGTTCCATTATATCCCTATAAAGAAATAGAGAGAGCCACTAATTGCTTTGCTGAAAAACAAAGGCTGGGAACGGGGGCTTTTGGTACAGTTTATGCAGGAAAACTCCACAACGATGAGTGGGTTGCCATAAAGAAGATCAACCGTCGAGACACCAATGGCATTGATCAAGTCATGAATGAGATCAAGCTCCTTTCCTCTGTGAGCCACCCGAATCTGGTGCGCCTCCTAGGTTGCTGCATAGAGGGAGGTGAACAGATCCTCGTCTATGAATTTATGCCTAATGGAACATTATCTGAACATCTTCAACGAGAGAGGGGCCAAGGACTTCCGTGGACCATAAGGCTCACCATCGCCTCTGAAACTGCGAATGCTATAGCTTATCTCCATTCTGAAATGAATCCACCAATTTATCACAGAGATATCAAATCCAACAATATACTCCTGGATTACAACTACAAGTCAAAGGTAGCGGATTTTGGCCTTTCTAGACTTGGGATGACAGAATCGTCATACGTATCAACGGCTCCACAAGGGACTCCGGGCTATGTGGATCCTCAATACCATCAAAACTTCCACCTCTCCGATAGAAGTGATGTTTACAGCTTCGGGGTAGTATTAGTAGAGATTATAACCGCGATGAAGGTGGTTGATTTCGCTCGACCTCAATCTGATGTCAACTTGGCTGCACTTGCAATCGATAGGATTGGGAAGGGAAGCTTGGACGAGATAGTTGATCCCTTTCTGGAGCCAAATAGGGACGCATGGACTCTTTATTCTGTTAACAAGGTGGCTGAGCTTGCATTTCGATGCCTTGCTTTTCACAGTGACATGAGGCCTTCTATGACAGAGGTGGCAGAAGAACTAGAGTACGTCCGGCGCAGCGGGTGGGCAACAATGGAGGAGAACATATGCATGGGATCATCAGTGGCGTCGTCATGTTCATCACCGTATAATGGAAGTGAGAAATCGTCGAGAGGCGTGATGGCGAAGAAGGCCGGTATACGAAGCCAGAGATCAATAGTTTCACTGAGGGTAGATAGTTCTCTAGCTTCCATGGAAGAGGACAAGGATACCTCCCCAGTGTCTGTACATGATCCTTGGTTGAGTGAACAGAGTTCACCTTCAACAAACAGCTTATTGGGCAATGTAGTTAAGTGa
- the LOC137747101 gene encoding wall-associated receptor kinase-like 14 isoform X2: MILHILHRKSLTLITVVTVLILSTSTSAIAKAQNSSCRMLTCGSGKSAKTVRYPFGFSPSCKIPLNCSKNNEITLGEFRVQKVTPNAIFVNLPASCNRRFKSVIGLFGPNFGPTRNNSLLLQNCSAPQNGCLIPADFVRKEFNLESCKSSADNISCLSQPHNQSEVMRFEDLTRTGCKDLFGSISFRSDGESPLSLEFETVELGWWVEGPCNCHPNATCTRVKLGERTPGGYRCRCVDGFDGDGFNDGSGCRRASKCNPSKYMSGRCGGTTRVGVLIGGVIAGAFIMAGLFFICYFVRHRSTCLRNQMSARRLLSEAAGNSSVPLYPYKEIERATNCFAEKQRLGTGAFGTVYAGKLHNDEWVAIKKINRRDTNGIDQVMNEIKLLSSVSHPNLVRLLGCCIEGGEQILVYEFMPNGTLSEHLQRERGQGLPWTIRLTIASETANAIAYLHSEMNPPIYHRDIKSNNILLDYNYKSKVADFGLSRLGMTESSYVSTAPQGTPGYVDPQYHQNFHLSDRSDVYSFGVVLVEIITAMKVVDFARPQSDVNLAALAIDRIGKGSLDEIVDPFLEPNRDAWTLYSVNKVAELAFRCLAFHSDMRPSMTEVAEELEYVRRSGWATMEENICMGSSVASSCSSPYNGSEKSSRGVMAKKAGIRSQRSIVSLRVDSSLASMEEDKDTSPVSVHDPWLSEQSSPSTNSLLGNVVK, encoded by the exons ATGATTCTCCACATCCTCCACCGAAAGTCTCTGACTTTGATCACTGTCGTCACCGTCCTTATTCTTTCAACCTCCACATCCGCCATAGCCAAAGCTCAAAACTCAAGCTGCCGCATGCTCACGTGCGGATCGGGAAAATCCGCCAAAACGGTTCGCTACCCATTTGGATTCTCACCCAGCTGCAAAATCCCATTGAACTGTTCTAAAAATAACGAGATCACACTCGGCGAATTCAGAGTCCAAAAGGTGACCCCAAACGCCATCTTCGTGAACCTCCCTGCAAGTTGCAACCGTCGGTTCAAATCCGTGATTGGACTCTTCGGCCCGAACTTCGGCCCGACTCGGAATAACAGCCTCCTCCTCCAGAATTGCTCGGCGCCGCAAAATGGCTGCCTCATTCCGGCCGATTTCGTTCGGAAGGAGTTCAATTTAGAGAGCTGCAAGTCCAGCGCCGATAACATCAGCTGCCTGTCTCAGCCGCACAACCAGTCAGAAGTTATGCGATTCGAGGACTTGACTCGGACCGGGTGCAAGGACTTGTTCGGGTCGATTTCGTTTCGGTCGGATGGGGAGTCGCCGCTCTCGCTGGAGTTCGAAACGGTGGAGTTGGGATGGTGGGTCGAGGGACCCTGCAACTGCCATCCGAACGCCACGTGTACCCGGGTAAAGCTTGGCGAGAGGACGCCGGGCGGGTACCGATGCAGATGCGTCGATGGGTTCGACGGCGACGGCTTCAATGACGGGTCGGGCTGCCGGAGAG CATCCAAGTGCAATCCTTCAAAGTATATGTCTGGTCGCTGTGGGGGAACAACAAGAGTTGGTGTTCTTATTGGAG GGGTTATTGCTGGAGCTTTCATAATGGCCGGTCTATTTTTCATCTGTTACTTTGTTCGACATCGTTCAACTTGcttgagaaaccaaatgagTGCAAGGCGCCTTCTAAGTGAAGCAGCAGGCAACTCTAGTGTTCCATTATATCCCTATAAAGAAATAGAGAGAGCCACTAATTGCTTTGCTGAAAAACAAAGGCTGGGAACGGGGGCTTTTGGTACAGTTTATGCAGGAAAACTCCACAACGATGAGTGGGTTGCCATAAAGAAGATCAACCGTCGAGACACCAATGGCATTGATCAAGTCATGAATGAGATCAAGCTCCTTTCCTCTGTGAGCCACCCGAATCTGGTGCGCCTCCTAGGTTGCTGCATAGAGGGAGGTGAACAGATCCTCGTCTATGAATTTATGCCTAATGGAACATTATCTGAACATCTTCAACGAGAGAGGGGCCAAGGACTTCCGTGGACCATAAGGCTCACCATCGCCTCTGAAACTGCGAATGCTATAGCTTATCTCCATTCTGAAATGAATCCACCAATTTATCACAGAGATATCAAATCCAACAATATACTCCTGGATTACAACTACAAGTCAAAGGTAGCGGATTTTGGCCTTTCTAGACTTGGGATGACAGAATCGTCATACGTATCAACGGCTCCACAAGGGACTCCGGGCTATGTGGATCCTCAATACCATCAAAACTTCCACCTCTCCGATAGAAGTGATGTTTACAGCTTCGGGGTAGTATTAGTAGAGATTATAACCGCGATGAAGGTGGTTGATTTCGCTCGACCTCAATCTGATGTCAACTTGGCTGCACTTGCAATCGATAGGATTGGGAAGGGAAGCTTGGACGAGATAGTTGATCCCTTTCTGGAGCCAAATAGGGACGCATGGACTCTTTATTCTGTTAACAAGGTGGCTGAGCTTGCATTTCGATGCCTTGCTTTTCACAGTGACATGAGGCCTTCTATGACAGAGGTGGCAGAAGAACTAGAGTACGTCCGGCGCAGCGGGTGGGCAACAATGGAGGAGAACATATGCATGGGATCATCAGTGGCGTCGTCATGTTCATCACCGTATAATGGAAGTGAGAAATCGTCGAGAGGCGTGATGGCGAAGAAGGCCGGTATACGAAGCCAGAGATCAATAGTTTCACTGAGGGTAGATAGTTCTCTAGCTTCCATGGAAGAGGACAAGGATACCTCCCCAGTGTCTGTACATGATCCTTGGTTGAGTGAACAGAGTTCACCTTCAACAAACAGCTTATTGGGCAATGTAGTTAAGTGa